One window of the Acidimicrobiales bacterium genome contains the following:
- a CDS encoding diacylglycerol kinase family protein has product MIAGDAVKVLLIVNPMASSVTPRAEVVIRRILASDHDVDLAHTVRRGHATRLAATSIAKGTEVVVVFGGDGTVNEVANGLVDSDTALACLPGGSTNVFSRTLGIPDDPVDGAEVLLNAIHGNRIPRIGVGDVNGRVFLFHVGVGFDAAVVEQVERRGELKRWLSHPLFALAAVDTWFRGSQRWRHSFTVDFDVGDPVVDGRFAVVLNSNPYTYLGSRPFDIAPEATLDRALVAVTVTDMHARAIVGMAATALRGRTSLADHPAVDYRTDLDGLTITADVGLPHQVDGDFLGRVTELRFRHRPAALRLVHPGAAPVI; this is encoded by the coding sequence ATGATCGCAGGTGACGCCGTGAAGGTCCTTCTCATCGTGAACCCGATGGCCTCCTCGGTCACCCCGCGCGCCGAGGTCGTCATCCGACGGATCCTCGCGAGTGACCACGATGTGGATCTCGCCCACACGGTCCGCCGGGGCCACGCCACCCGACTCGCCGCCACCTCCATCGCGAAGGGGACCGAGGTGGTCGTCGTCTTCGGCGGCGACGGGACCGTGAACGAGGTCGCGAACGGCCTCGTCGACTCCGACACCGCGCTGGCGTGCCTACCGGGGGGCTCGACGAACGTCTTCTCCCGGACGCTCGGCATCCCCGACGATCCCGTCGACGGCGCCGAGGTCCTGTTGAACGCGATCCACGGGAACCGGATACCCCGCATCGGGGTCGGCGACGTGAACGGACGCGTCTTCCTGTTCCACGTGGGCGTGGGTTTCGATGCCGCCGTGGTCGAGCAGGTCGAACGGCGGGGCGAACTCAAGCGCTGGCTGAGTCACCCCCTGTTCGCGCTGGCCGCCGTCGACACGTGGTTCCGTGGTTCGCAGCGGTGGCGACACTCGTTCACCGTCGACTTCGACGTGGGCGACCCGGTGGTCGACGGACGATTCGCCGTCGTGTTGAACTCGAACCCCTACACGTACCTCGGCTCGCGCCCCTTCGACATCGCGCCGGAGGCGACCCTCGACAGGGCCCTCGTCGCGGTCACCGTGACCGACATGCACGCCCGGGCGATCGTCGGCATGGCCGCCACCGCGCTGCGGGGCCGCACGAGCCTCGCCGACCACCCGGCCGTCGACTACCGCACCGACCTCGACGGCCTCACGATCACCGCCGACGTCGGCCTACCCCACCAGGTGGACGGGGACTTCCTCGGCCGGGTGACCGAACTGCGGTTCCGTCACCGACCGGCGGCCCTGCGTCTCGTCCACCCCGGCGCCGCTCCCGTCATCTGA
- a CDS encoding SCO1664 family protein, whose amino-acid sequence MSDTPIRDRPPISADDALPVLREAPMEVLGRMPWSSNATFLVDLDDADHDLQAVYKPVQGERPLWDFPTGLARREVAAFELSHHLGWDLVPPTVLRTEGPLGVGSLQLFVPADFEQHYFTIRDDPAHEPTLQRLCAFDIIANSTDRKGGHCLFDSNGEIWAIDNGLSFHTDFKLRTVIWDYAGETIPADIVAEVASFIEGGPPESFADLLDDDEVDAAMRRASALITDGCFPVDHTGRRWPWPMV is encoded by the coding sequence GTGTCCGACACCCCTATCCGCGACCGGCCGCCCATCTCCGCCGACGACGCCCTGCCCGTTCTGCGGGAGGCACCGATGGAGGTCCTCGGGCGGATGCCGTGGAGTTCGAACGCCACGTTCCTCGTGGACCTCGACGACGCCGACCACGACCTGCAGGCCGTCTACAAGCCCGTGCAGGGCGAGCGGCCGCTGTGGGACTTCCCCACCGGCCTGGCGCGGCGCGAGGTCGCGGCCTTCGAACTCTCGCACCACCTGGGTTGGGACCTCGTCCCGCCGACGGTCCTGCGGACCGAGGGTCCCCTCGGCGTCGGGTCGCTGCAACTCTTCGTTCCGGCGGACTTCGAGCAGCACTACTTCACGATCCGTGACGACCCGGCCCACGAGCCCACACTGCAGCGTCTGTGCGCCTTCGACATCATCGCCAACTCGACGGACCGCAAGGGCGGCCACTGCCTGTTCGACTCCAACGGGGAGATCTGGGCGATCGACAACGGTCTGTCGTTCCACACCGACTTCAAGCTCCGGACCGTCATCTGGGACTACGCGGGCGAGACGATCCCCGCGGACATCGTGGCTGAGGTGGCCTCGTTCATCGAGGGCGGGCCGCCAGAGTCGTTCGCGGACCTGCTCGACGACGACGAGGTGGACGCCGCCATGCGACGGGCCTCCGCCCTGATAACCGACGGCTGCTTCCCGGTGGATCACACCGGCCGTCGCTGGCCCTGGCCGATGGTGTGA
- a CDS encoding DUF3090 family protein, with protein MNEFDHLDAFTTGTEGPPGQRIFYLQARIGESLLSLRLEKQQVAALADYIDDMLSKLTAATTVMPDDHELEIVAPVMPAWIVGSLGVVYSESDDRVVMWAEELADEEDERSPETARFRLTRGQATAFVQRARAVVEAGRPPCPYCGRPLDDADFCPCYN; from the coding sequence GTGAACGAGTTCGACCATCTCGACGCCTTCACGACCGGGACCGAGGGCCCACCCGGACAGAGGATCTTCTACCTGCAGGCCCGGATCGGCGAGTCGTTGTTGTCGCTGCGGCTCGAGAAACAGCAGGTGGCCGCGCTGGCCGACTACATCGACGACATGCTGTCGAAGTTGACGGCGGCGACGACGGTGATGCCCGACGACCACGAACTCGAGATCGTCGCGCCCGTGATGCCGGCGTGGATCGTGGGCTCACTCGGTGTCGTCTACTCCGAGAGCGACGACCGCGTCGTGATGTGGGCGGAGGAACTCGCCGACGAGGAGGACGAACGCTCTCCCGAGACCGCCCGCTTCCGCCTCACACGGGGGCAGGCGACGGCTTTCGTCCAGAGGGCCCGGGCGGTCGTCGAAGCCGGCCGTCCACCGTGCCCGTACTGCGGGCGCCCCCTCGACGATGCCGATTTCTGCCCCTGTTACAACTGA
- a CDS encoding electron transfer flavoprotein subunit beta/FixA family protein, with translation MNVVVCVKQIPDPADPGVLDPETKTLKRDMKLILDESDSYGVEMALQLRDDAGEGDVILVSMAPHEETNGLRTALAMGADSAILITDDALAGTDALGTAKVLAAAIGRTQPDLVMAATESSDGYTGTVPEQLAELLGLPSVTFAKAIEIDGGSATIRRQTESGYDEVQVPLPALVSVTAGVVEPRYPSFKGIMAAKNKPLDVLGVADLGLTADDVGWAGGGQQIVDISPAPTREAGEIVVDEGDAHERIVAFLDELKVL, from the coding sequence ATGAACGTCGTCGTCTGTGTGAAGCAGATCCCGGATCCAGCCGATCCGGGTGTGCTCGATCCCGAAACCAAGACGCTGAAGCGTGACATGAAGCTGATTCTCGACGAGTCCGACTCGTACGGTGTCGAGATGGCGCTCCAGTTGCGTGACGATGCGGGCGAGGGCGATGTCATCCTCGTCTCGATGGCTCCCCACGAGGAGACGAACGGCCTTCGTACCGCTCTCGCGATGGGCGCGGACTCGGCGATCCTCATCACCGACGACGCGCTGGCCGGCACCGATGCGCTCGGCACGGCGAAGGTGCTCGCCGCCGCCATCGGGCGCACGCAGCCCGATCTGGTGATGGCGGCGACGGAGTCGAGCGACGGCTACACGGGCACCGTTCCCGAGCAGTTGGCCGAACTCCTCGGGCTCCCGTCGGTGACGTTCGCCAAGGCCATCGAGATCGACGGCGGCTCCGCGACGATCCGACGCCAGACCGAGTCCGGCTACGACGAGGTCCAGGTTCCGCTGCCGGCGCTCGTATCGGTCACCGCTGGTGTCGTCGAACCCCGCTACCCGTCGTTCAAGGGCATCATGGCGGCGAAGAACAAGCCACTGGACGTGCTCGGCGTCGCCGATCTCGGCCTCACCGCCGACGACGTCGGCTGGGCCGGCGGTGGTCAACAGATCGTGGACATCTCGCCTGCGCCCACGCGTGAGGCCGGCGAGATCGTCGTCGACGAGGGAGACGCCCACGAGCGAATCGTGGCCTTCCTCGACGAGTTGAAGGTCCTCTAG
- a CDS encoding ArsA-related P-loop ATPase, with protein sequence MTPAAGAGASVLERLLASREIVIVCGAGGVGKTTTAATAALMAATRLGGRVLVVTVDPARRLAQSLGIDGFGDEPRRVDPGALAAATGSEPRGELWVAMLDTKASWDRLVSRHSPDDRTRDAILSNPLYTNITAKFVHSHDYIAMERLHELHQSGEYDLIVVDTPPSRHALDFLEAPERMAEFFDSRLLRWLTIPARSRLVGAASRSFGVVAERTLGTQFLGDIAEFFLLFRSMYPGFVERAEAVQRTIRTRRTSFVVVSTLESSAVSEISWFVDALAQRRLHLGGVVLNRVLPDGLRDPAAEASARQLAERATEIGVEVRSTHSADDVSRVLCELAESFLAYRVPASREAELRSELRVDPAIQVAVPILAGEVADISGLVRIGGFLW encoded by the coding sequence CCGGCGGCCGGCGCGGGGGCGTCCGTGCTCGAGCGGCTCCTGGCATCGCGTGAGATCGTGATCGTCTGCGGCGCGGGTGGGGTCGGCAAGACGACCACCGCGGCCACGGCCGCGCTGATGGCGGCGACGCGCCTCGGCGGCCGCGTGCTCGTCGTCACGGTGGACCCGGCACGGCGACTGGCCCAGTCCCTCGGCATCGACGGGTTCGGCGACGAGCCCCGCCGTGTGGATCCCGGGGCCCTCGCCGCGGCCACCGGATCGGAGCCACGGGGCGAGCTGTGGGTGGCCATGCTCGACACCAAGGCGTCGTGGGACCGGCTGGTGTCGCGCCATTCTCCCGACGACAGGACCCGGGACGCGATCCTGTCCAACCCGCTCTACACGAACATCACGGCGAAGTTCGTCCACAGCCACGACTACATCGCGATGGAACGGCTCCACGAACTGCACCAGTCCGGCGAGTACGACCTGATCGTCGTGGACACGCCACCATCGCGCCATGCGCTCGATTTCCTGGAGGCGCCGGAACGGATGGCCGAGTTCTTCGACAGCCGCCTGTTGCGGTGGCTCACGATCCCCGCGCGATCCCGCCTGGTCGGGGCGGCGTCACGGTCGTTCGGCGTCGTGGCCGAGCGCACGCTCGGGACCCAGTTCCTCGGCGACATCGCCGAGTTCTTTCTTCTCTTCCGTTCGATGTATCCCGGTTTCGTGGAACGGGCCGAGGCGGTGCAGCGCACGATCCGCACCCGTCGGACGAGCTTCGTGGTCGTCTCCACTCTCGAATCGTCGGCGGTGTCGGAGATCTCCTGGTTCGTCGACGCTCTCGCGCAGCGCAGACTTCACCTGGGCGGGGTGGTGCTTAACCGGGTCCTCCCCGACGGTCTACGTGATCCGGCGGCCGAGGCCTCGGCCCGTCAGCTCGCCGAACGTGCCACCGAGATCGGCGTCGAGGTCCGGTCGACGCATTCCGCCGACGACGTGAGTCGCGTGCTGTGCGAACTGGCGGAGAGCTTTCTCGCCTACCGCGTGCCCGCGAGCCGTGAGGCGGAGTTGCGCAGCGAGCTACGCGTGGATCCTGCGATCCAGGTGGCGGTGCCGATCCTGGCCGGCGAGGTCGCCGACATCTCCGGACTGGTGCGGATCGGTGGCTTCCTGTGGTGA
- a CDS encoding WhiB family transcriptional regulator, which produces MALTIVPPAHVDADWRAGAACRDTDPALFFPVGTTGPALDQIAAAKAVCLACEARENCLEFALSTNQDSGVWGGASEEERRAMRRRRQAAARAARA; this is translated from the coding sequence GTGGCACTGACGATCGTTCCGCCGGCGCATGTCGATGCCGACTGGAGGGCAGGCGCGGCGTGTCGAGACACCGACCCCGCGTTGTTCTTCCCGGTCGGCACCACCGGACCGGCACTGGACCAGATCGCCGCCGCGAAAGCCGTATGTCTCGCCTGCGAGGCCCGCGAGAACTGCCTCGAGTTCGCCCTCAGTACCAACCAGGACTCCGGTGTCTGGGGCGGTGCATCCGAAGAGGAGCGCCGTGCCATGCGGCGCCGTCGCCAGGCCGCGGCGCGCGCGGCCCGCGCCTGA
- a CDS encoding electron transfer flavoprotein subunit alpha/FixB family protein: protein MGVGTIWVFAEESNGAVASITLEMLAKARELGDTVEAFCGVDGDGLAETLGAHGATAVHATGDLGGGLAGPAVAAAVAAAVEAGTGPDVVLCGTTYDGRDVAGRLSAKLGVGVITNVVDLADDGGSVVGTEPVFGGTTNVKTTFTGTGTQIFLVRPKSFMAEASGGGSAEVKPLAVPDLGATGTARVTDRFVEESDGPKLDEAAVVVAGGRGLGEAANFEMIEKLAKQLKGAPGASRAIVDAGWVPYSYQVGQTGKVVKPDVYIAAAISGATQHLVGMKGSKTIIAINKDEEAPIFAVADLGIVGDVHKVLPKLIEALEAR, encoded by the coding sequence ATGGGTGTCGGAACGATCTGGGTGTTCGCCGAGGAGTCCAACGGCGCTGTCGCGAGCATCACCTTGGAGATGCTCGCCAAGGCGCGCGAGCTGGGTGACACGGTCGAGGCCTTCTGTGGCGTCGACGGAGACGGTCTCGCCGAGACGCTGGGTGCGCACGGCGCGACCGCTGTCCATGCGACCGGTGACCTCGGTGGTGGGCTCGCGGGCCCGGCCGTCGCTGCTGCCGTCGCGGCGGCGGTGGAGGCTGGTACCGGCCCCGACGTGGTGCTGTGTGGCACCACCTACGACGGCCGTGACGTCGCCGGGCGTCTGTCCGCCAAGCTCGGTGTCGGCGTCATCACCAACGTGGTGGACCTCGCCGACGACGGCGGCTCGGTGGTGGGCACCGAGCCCGTGTTCGGTGGCACGACCAACGTCAAGACCACGTTCACCGGCACCGGTACGCAGATCTTCCTCGTGCGTCCCAAGTCCTTCATGGCCGAAGCGTCCGGCGGCGGTTCCGCCGAGGTCAAGCCCCTCGCAGTACCGGATCTCGGGGCGACCGGAACGGCCCGGGTCACGGACCGTTTCGTCGAGGAGTCCGACGGTCCCAAGCTCGACGAGGCGGCTGTCGTCGTCGCCGGCGGGCGCGGTCTCGGTGAGGCCGCCAACTTCGAGATGATCGAGAAGCTGGCCAAGCAGCTCAAGGGCGCACCCGGAGCGTCTCGGGCGATCGTCGACGCCGGGTGGGTGCCCTACAGCTACCAGGTCGGTCAGACCGGCAAGGTCGTCAAGCCCGACGTCTACATCGCTGCCGCCATCTCGGGTGCCACCCAGCACCTCGTCGGCATGAAGGGCTCGAAGACGATCATCGCCATCAACAAGGACGAGGAGGCGCCGATCTTCGCGGTCGCCGACCTCGGCATCGTCGGCGACGTCCACAAGGTCCTGCCCAAGCTCATCGAGGCGCTCGAAGCGCGCTGA
- a CDS encoding glycerophosphodiester phosphodiesterase, whose translation MTIVVAHRGASGAAPENTLEAFSLAGKLGADWVELDVRRSADDVLVVHHDAHTADGRIVARTPAAELGDDVPTLAEAFEAAAGMGVNVEIKNDPADPDYDEKHQISVAVAGLIAAYRPYDEALVSSFNVETLNRIRAIDDRLATVVLFYDPVSAPQWVARAAGLGHSGIYPYFGLVGPGLVSTAHAAGLTVGAWTVNDEATMAELVALGVDALITDHPDIARRVVDEAR comes from the coding sequence ATGACGATCGTCGTCGCACACAGGGGTGCCTCCGGCGCGGCCCCGGAGAACACGCTCGAGGCCTTTTCGCTGGCGGGGAAACTCGGCGCCGACTGGGTCGAGCTCGACGTTCGCCGCAGCGCGGATGACGTGTTGGTGGTCCACCACGATGCCCATACCGCCGACGGGCGGATCGTCGCCCGGACACCGGCGGCTGAACTCGGTGACGACGTCCCGACGCTCGCCGAGGCCTTCGAGGCGGCCGCCGGGATGGGGGTCAACGTCGAGATCAAGAACGACCCGGCCGACCCCGACTACGACGAGAAGCACCAGATCTCGGTGGCGGTCGCCGGCCTCATCGCGGCCTACCGCCCCTACGACGAGGCGCTCGTGTCGTCGTTCAACGTGGAGACCCTGAACCGGATCCGGGCGATCGACGACCGTCTGGCCACTGTCGTGCTCTTCTACGACCCGGTCTCGGCCCCCCAGTGGGTCGCACGCGCCGCAGGCCTCGGACACAGCGGGATCTACCCGTACTTCGGGCTCGTGGGGCCGGGTCTGGTTTCCACCGCGCACGCCGCCGGGCTGACTGTCGGCGCATGGACGGTCAACGACGAGGCGACCATGGCCGAACTCGTCGCGCTGGGGGTCGACGCGCTCATCACCGACCATCCCGACATCGCGCGTCGTGTCGTCGACGAGGCCCGCTGA